The following are encoded in a window of Castanea sativa cultivar Marrone di Chiusa Pesio chromosome 9, ASM4071231v1 genomic DNA:
- the LOC142609622 gene encoding protein TEEBE has protein sequence MALFLSFCFVFFFSLCNGSASAAIPLHLDDLLPNGDFEESPAKSNLKKTVIIGKYSLPKWEINGLVEYVSGGPQPGGFFFAIPRGVHAVRLGNEASISQNVTVNPGSIYSLTFGATRTCAQDEVLRISVPGYSADLSIQTLYSSDGGDTYAWAFMATSKVVKVTFHNPGVQEDPTCGPLLDAIAIKELLPLKYSKGNLVKNSDFEVGPHVFKNFSTGILLPPKKLDLISPLPGWIIESLKPVKYVDKKHFFVPSGLAAIELVAGRESAIAQIIRTVPNKFYNLTFTIGDAKNACHGSMMVEAFAAKETLKVPYESQAKGGFKTASFKFQAISARTRITFFSAYYHTRLHDYGQMCGPILDNIRVFPVY, from the exons ATGGCTTTGTTTCtgtctttttgttttgtgtttttcttctctctgtGCAACGGTTCTGCTTCTGCAGCTATACCTCTACATCTTGATG ACCTCCTCCCAAATGGGGACTTCGAAGAATCACCAGCAAAATCAAACCTGAAGAAGACAGTGATAATAGGGAAATACTCTCTCCCAAAATGGGAAATCAACGGCTTGGTGGAGTACGTGTCAGGTGGCCCCCAGCCAGGTGGTTTCTTCTTTGCCATTCCTCGTGGGGTCCACGCGGTGAGACTGGGCAATGAGGCCTCCATCTCACAGAATGTGACCGTCAATCCAGGCTCAATCTACTCTCTCACATTTGGGGCTACAAGGACCTGTGCTCAAGACGAGGTTCTAAGGATCTCGGTCCCTGGTTACTCAGCAGACCTTTCTATTCAGACCCTTTATAGTAGCGATGGGGGTGACACTTATGCTTGGGCTTTCATGGCTACCTCTAAGGTTGTTAAGGTCACATTTCACAACCCCGGGGTTCAGGAGGACCCCACTTGTGGACCCCTCTTGGATGCTATTGCAATCAAGGAGCTGTTGCCTCTCAAGTATTCTAAAG GTAACCTAGTAAAAAATAGTGACTTTGAAGTTGGCCCCCATGTGTTCAAGAACTTCTCAACTGGAATCCTCCTCCCTCCCAAGAAACTAGACCTAATATCACCACTTCCCGGGTGGATCATTGAGTCCCTCAAACCAGTGAAGTACGTTGACAAGAAGCACTTCTTCGTACCCTCAGGACTCGCTGCAATTGAATTGGTTGCAGGGAGAGAAAGTGCCATTGCCCAAATCATTAGAACAGTTCCCAACAAGTTCTACAACCTCACATTCACCATTGGAGATGCAAAGAATGCCTGCCATGGCTCTATGATGGTAGAAGCCTTTGCTGCTAAGGAAACTCTTAAAGTTCCATATGAATCACAAGCAAAGGGTGGGTTTAAAACTGCAAGTTTCAAGTTCCAAGCAATTTCCGCCAGGACAAGGATAACATTTTTCAGTGCCTACTATCACACAAGGCTTCATGACTATGGTCAAATGTGTGGCCCTATCTTGGATAATATTAGGGTATTTCCTGTCTATTAG
- the LOC142610913 gene encoding cycloartenol-C-24-methyltransferase-like isoform X1, whose amino-acid sequence MSKSGALDLASGVGGKLQKEQVLSTVQRYEKYHAHHGGDEEERKANYTDMVNKYYDLVTSFYEYGWGESFHFAARWKGESLRESIKRHEHFVALQLGLKPGQKVLDVGCGIGGPLREIARFSGASITGINNNEYQITRGKELNRIAEVDEACNYVKADFMKMPFSDNTFDAIFAIESTCHAPDAVDCYKEIYRVLKPGQCFAAYEWCITDSFDPLNQEHQRIKGEVELGNGLPGINSMGQCLEALKVAGFEIIWEEDVAVNSPLPWYLPLDKNQFSLASFRVTAFGRFITRNMVRMLKPVLFASNYLIRSICCISKGFKGSTTLQCLFFFKSCNKKSGTRKSIFSFHTVFFVFFFFLVVGMTVALLC is encoded by the exons ATGTCAAAATCTGGAGCACTGGATCTTGCTTCTGGGGTTGGCGGGAAGCTTCAGAAGGAGCAAGTGCTTTCAACTGTTCAAAG ATATGAGAAGTATCACGCACATCATGGAGGGGatgaggaagagagaaaagctAACTACACGGACATG GTTAACAAATACTATGATCTTGTGACAAGCTTTTATGAATATGGCTGGGGTGAATCTTTCCATTTTGCAGCTAG ATGGAAGGGAGAATCATTAAGAGAGAGTATCAAGCGACATGAGCACTTTGTTGCTCTGCAACTGGGTTTGAAGCCAGGACAGAAG GTGCTGGATGTAGGATGTGGAATTGGTGGGCCCCTGAGAGAAATTGCTAGATTTAG TGGTGCATCAATTACCGGGATAAACAACAACGAATATCAAATAACTAGAGGAAAG GAACTAAATCGCATTGCAGAGGTGGATGAGGCCTGCAACTATGTTAAG GCAGACTTCATGAAAATGCCATTTTCTGACAATACTTTTGATGCAATATTTGCAATAGAATCCACATGCCATGCACCAGATGCG GTTGATTGTTACAAAGAGATATACAGAGTGTTAAAGCCTGGCCAATGTTTTGCTGCTTATGAGTGGTGCATAACTGATTCTTTTGATCCCTTGAATCAAGAACACCAAAGGATTAAG GGTGAAGTTGAGCTTGGCAATGGACTTCCTGGCATCAATTCAATGGGACAATGTCTTGAAGCCTTGAAAGTTGCAGGCTTTGAG ATCATATGGGAGGAGGATGTTGCTGTCAACTCGCCTCTCCCTTGGTATTTGCCTCTGGACAAAAATCAGTTCTCACTAGCTAGCTTCCGAGTAACAGCTTTTGGACGTTTTATCACTCGAAACATGGTAAGAATGCTAAAACCTGTCCTATTTGCTAGTAATTACCTCATACGATCTATTTGCTGCATCAGCAAAGGCTTTAAAGGCAGTACAACACTacaatgtttgttttttttcaagAGTTGCAACAAAAAAAGTGGAACAAGGAAATCGATTTTCTCTTTCCATACtgtcttctttgttttttttttttttttggtggttggaATGACTGTAGCATTGTTGTGTTAA
- the LOC142610913 gene encoding cycloartenol-C-24-methyltransferase-like isoform X2 — MSKSGALDLASGVGGKLQKEQVLSTVQRYEKYHAHHGGDEEERKANYTDMVNKYYDLVTSFYEYGWGESFHFAARWKGESLRESIKRHEHFVALQLGLKPGQKVLDVGCGIGGPLREIARFSGASITGINNNEYQITRGKELNRIAEVDEACNYVKADFMKMPFSDNTFDAIFAIESTCHAPDAVDCYKEIYRVLKPGQCFAAYEWCITDSFDPLNQEHQRIKGEVELGNGLPGINSMGQCLEALKVAGFEIIWEEDVAVNSPLPWYLPLDKNQFSLASFRVTAFGRFITRNMVKTLEFLGLAPEGSQRVQSFLEQAADALVEGGWKGIFSPMYFFLVQKPHS, encoded by the exons ATGTCAAAATCTGGAGCACTGGATCTTGCTTCTGGGGTTGGCGGGAAGCTTCAGAAGGAGCAAGTGCTTTCAACTGTTCAAAG ATATGAGAAGTATCACGCACATCATGGAGGGGatgaggaagagagaaaagctAACTACACGGACATG GTTAACAAATACTATGATCTTGTGACAAGCTTTTATGAATATGGCTGGGGTGAATCTTTCCATTTTGCAGCTAG ATGGAAGGGAGAATCATTAAGAGAGAGTATCAAGCGACATGAGCACTTTGTTGCTCTGCAACTGGGTTTGAAGCCAGGACAGAAG GTGCTGGATGTAGGATGTGGAATTGGTGGGCCCCTGAGAGAAATTGCTAGATTTAG TGGTGCATCAATTACCGGGATAAACAACAACGAATATCAAATAACTAGAGGAAAG GAACTAAATCGCATTGCAGAGGTGGATGAGGCCTGCAACTATGTTAAG GCAGACTTCATGAAAATGCCATTTTCTGACAATACTTTTGATGCAATATTTGCAATAGAATCCACATGCCATGCACCAGATGCG GTTGATTGTTACAAAGAGATATACAGAGTGTTAAAGCCTGGCCAATGTTTTGCTGCTTATGAGTGGTGCATAACTGATTCTTTTGATCCCTTGAATCAAGAACACCAAAGGATTAAG GGTGAAGTTGAGCTTGGCAATGGACTTCCTGGCATCAATTCAATGGGACAATGTCTTGAAGCCTTGAAAGTTGCAGGCTTTGAG ATCATATGGGAGGAGGATGTTGCTGTCAACTCGCCTCTCCCTTGGTATTTGCCTCTGGACAAAAATCAGTTCTCACTAGCTAGCTTCCGAGTAACAGCTTTTGGACGTTTTATCACTCGAAACATG GTCAAAACCTTAGAGTTCTTGGGCCTTGCTCCTGAGGGCAGTCAAAGAGTTCAGTCCTTCTTGGAGCAAGCAGCAGACGCTCTTGTTGAAGGTGGATG GAAAGGGATCTTCTCACCAATGTACTTTTTCTTGGTCCAAAAACCTCATTCCTAG